The following DNA comes from Peromyscus leucopus breed LL Stock chromosome 2, UCI_PerLeu_2.1, whole genome shotgun sequence.
ACCAGACATAATTTTGGAACAAGGACTTACTACCAGTTCTTAGAAGACACATCTCTATAGGTCTCCTCCACCTTCACCTACACAAACGTCCCCAAGAGTAGATGAGAGTACGCTGGATGTGGTAATTTATGCCTATAATCTTggcacttaggaagtagaggcaggaggatgaagaacTCATCCTTGGTCACAAgggagtttgaagtcagtctagGCTAtttgagaccttgtatcaaaaaacaaaaccaggagactggggatatagctcagttgatagagtgtttGTATAGTATGCAcccagccctgggttcaagctaCAATACCACATAAACTATGGTGATGGGGGCACATGCCTTGTATAATCCCAACACTGTACTTGGAAGgtgaagaagttcaaggtcatctttggcaaCCTAGGCTTGCCTGGAatacaaaagaccctgtctccaaaaaaagaaaaataaataaaagaatcgATGAACTCATCCACTGGCTTACCAAAACAGGCTCCTTGGGCCCGGGCAGCAGGTGGCTCCAGAAGGGTGTGGCTTTGGCATCAGAACTATTGGCAGCAAGAGGGCAGCCCAGGGTTCCCCGGCGCCTCCGAGGGGCTGGCCCCTCTTCCTCAGAGCGGACATCCAGGGTTTCTCCAGCAGGCAGCAGCCTTCGCTTGGTGGGGCAGGGGCCtggagggccagggccagggggGGTGTGCTCGGGACTGTGCCCATTggcagttccaggggactccCTAGGCCAGGGGCTGTTCCCGTTACCCACCCTAGCCATGGGGCTCTTACTCCCTATTTGTGCAAGATTGTGCAAATCAGTGTCAAGTGTGTGCAGCTGGCCTGAAGGGGCTGGCCCTGGAGACTCCCCCAGGTACCCCTGTCCCCCTTGATCTGGGAAAACCCAGTCTCTGGTGTGCAAAGTATTGCAGGAAGCATTTGATGAGGGCCAAGGGGTACTCCCGGTCCCTGAAGTCCAAGGCGAGGTGGCACTACCTCCCTGTTCCACAACACAGAGGCCATGATGGGAGAAATGCTGGCTGGCCACACCCAGTCCCAGACCCAGTTCCTCTGGGCCCAACAGTCCCACAGTAGATGGTTCTTCAGGGGGTAGTCCCTCTCTGGCCCCCAGCCCAGGGCCTCTCTTCAGCTCTCGGGGACCCTCAGTGGGAGGGGCCGGCCGCTTCAGAGCCCTAGGAGGCTCAGAGGCACCAGCTGGAGGGGAAAAGATGGATACCTGGTAGACCCCGGGGGATGTCGCCCCCCCTGCTGGGCTGTAGCCCATGAGCAGGCCACCCTGGAGGGTCCCCTGTCTGACTGGAGGCTGTGAAGGGCCAGCCTCTGGCTCTGAGGATGGAGACGGCTCCGCCTGCACGTGGCGCATGAAGCCCCCCTTGGGTCAGGGGGCCCCCCCACACGGCCTTTATGCTGGGCCTGGGCTGGGGGGCCTGGGGACATCtgtaacaaagaagaaaaggcagtCAGGGAAATCAAGGAGTTTTCTTTCTTCCGCTGAGTTTCAGACCCCTCTCCCCCATCATCCTTAACAGGTGACCTTGAACAGTTCGTGGGGTAAAGTTGTCCAGTGCCAGGACAGATTAATGGAATTCAGAGGCTACTCTCAGAATTCCAGAGAGGTGGACATGTTTAGTTCCCGagtccctccttcttcctggcaATTACCCCGATGAAGAAGCCTCAAGCCCAGGTGTGTGTCCCCTCTTCCTGTCTGATGTCTGGTTCCTCTAGCTTTCAGTCTGGTCCATGCCCACTGCACTGGCAAGGTGACTGCCACCATTCCGTGCAGCTCCTGGGCTCAGCTGGAccctgaaagagaagagaaaatataagCCGGGATCCCTGAAGCCAATGGTAAAATTCCCTCCACTAATATGGGCTATTATATTAGCACACACATCAAAACATCCTCGCCCTTTGTGACAGGCTCTTCAGAAACAGAAGAGGCGGGCTACCTGAGGAGTGAACTGAGAAGCTAGTCTTGGCTGGCTGTATTAAGGATGTGAGAAATAAGGAGAGGCAAGAGGAACCATTTGTCAGGGTCAGTGTCTTGGGAACGGGCCCTGAGTAGTAGGATGAGATGTcccaaagatcagagagataCCATGTCAGCTAGTAGGTGGATAGGGCAATAATTTACCTCTCTCATTCAAGGCCACCCAGTTACACAACTCATCTCCATATGTCTATCCAAAGGGGCAAGTGCCACCCGAGAGTGCTAAGGGCAGAGGTCACCAGATAGTCACACCCCATCCCACAACTACAAACCTCAAGTCAGCTCCAGGCCAGCCCTTCATATCTGCCATGCCAACTGCCCCCAGCCATCTATCTTCTCAACCAGAGAAAAGAAATCCAACCAAAAACAagtggtaggaggagagaacatgGTCAGAGGTACTTTCTAGTTCTCACCCCTCCCCCTGGGCCCTGCAAACCAGAGATAAGGAAGCAGCATGAAGTGGACTGGGAACAACAGGAGAATCTCTCCGGGCCCCTCCCCCAGGGCACAGCCAACACTCAAAAAACCTGAACCATTTCTTGGCTGCCAAGGCACAAAAATGGTCTTCATGGGCCAGAAACC
Coding sequences within:
- the Fam214b gene encoding protein FAM214B, whose amino-acid sequence is MRHVQAEPSPSSEPEAGPSQPPVRQGTLQGGLLMGYSPAGGATSPGVYQVSIFSPPAGASEPPRALKRPAPPTEGPRELKRGPGLGAREGLPPEEPSTVGLLGPEELGLGLGVASQHFSHHGLCVVEQGGSATSPWTSGTGSTPWPSSNASCNTLHTRDWVFPDQGGQGYLGESPGPAPSGQLHTLDTDLHNLAQIGSKSPMARVGNGNSPWPRESPGTANGHSPEHTPPGPGPPGPCPTKRRLLPAGETLDVRSEEEGPAPRRRRGTLGCPLAANSSDAKATPFWSHLLPGPKEPVLDPTDCSPMGRRLKGARRLKLSSLRSLRKGPGLLSPPSASLSPTPAVSRTLLGNFEESLLRGRFAPSGHIEGFTAEIGASGSYCPQHVTLPVTVTFFDVSEQNAPAPFLGVVDLNPLGRKGYSVPKVGTIQVTLFNPNQTVVKMFLVTFDFSDMPAAHMTFLRHRLFLVPVGEEGNASPAHRLLCYLLHLRFRSSRSGRLSLHGDIRLLFSRRSLELDTGLPYELQAVTEAPHNPRYSPLP